A stretch of Neisseria subflava DNA encodes these proteins:
- a CDS encoding type IV pilin protein, whose protein sequence is MKHQQGFTLIELLIVVVIAAILATIAYPSYQNYIRQTRLAAVRTQMLHNAQQIERYYTQKSTFVGFPAENLQQNQYFNISFSEGTASMPNPSDSGYILKAEPNKETNANETCTVYYNDSGIIWASSDKQNCPGYEMPKSE, encoded by the coding sequence ATGAAACACCAACAAGGCTTCACGCTTATCGAGCTGCTGATAGTCGTTGTGATTGCAGCCATTCTTGCTACCATCGCATATCCGTCTTATCAAAACTACATCCGCCAAACGCGCCTTGCCGCCGTCCGCACGCAGATGCTGCATAACGCCCAACAGATCGAACGCTACTACACTCAAAAAAGTACATTTGTAGGGTTTCCTGCTGAAAATTTACAGCAGAATCAATATTTCAATATTAGTTTTTCCGAAGGTACGGCTTCTATGCCTAATCCTTCCGATTCAGGTTATATTTTGAAGGCAGAACCCAACAAAGAAACCAACGCTAATGAAACCTGTACCGTTTATTACAACGACAGCGGTATCATCTGGGCAAGCAGCGACAAGCAAAACTGTCCCGGTTATGAAATGCCAAAATCAGAATAA
- a CDS encoding efflux RND transporter periplasmic adaptor subunit, translating to MSKVFKWAAGTAVVVAAAFGGWSLMKPEPQSSFITEVVKRGDIRQTVSATGEISPSNLVSVGAEASGQIKKLYVKLGQQVKKGDLIAEIDSTNQINTLNTEKSKLETYQAKLVSAEIALSSAEKKYKRELALWKEQATSKEDLESAQDSLAAAKANVAELKAAIKQSKISINTAESELGHTRITATMDGTVVAIPVEEGQSVNAAQSTPTIIQLANLETMLNKMQIAEGDITKVKAGQDISFTILSEPDTPIKAKLDSVDPGMTTMSLGSYTSSTDTTSNAIYYYARALVPNNDGKLSIGMTTQNTIEINGVKNVLLVPTLTVKKHNGKSYVSVLGADNQAVEREVTVGLKDSMNTEIKSGLKEGEKVIISEMSADEKNKSSERAMMGGGPPR from the coding sequence ATGTCTAAAGTTTTCAAGTGGGCGGCCGGTACGGCTGTTGTGGTAGCAGCGGCTTTCGGCGGCTGGTCTTTGATGAAGCCTGAGCCTCAGTCTTCTTTTATTACAGAAGTAGTCAAACGCGGCGATATCCGTCAAACCGTGTCGGCAACCGGCGAAATCTCACCTTCCAATTTGGTATCCGTGGGCGCGGAAGCTTCAGGTCAGATTAAAAAACTGTATGTGAAACTGGGCCAACAAGTGAAAAAAGGCGATCTGATTGCAGAAATCGACTCAACCAATCAGATCAATACCTTAAATACCGAAAAATCCAAACTGGAAACCTATCAGGCAAAATTGGTTTCTGCCGAAATCGCACTTTCCAGTGCGGAGAAAAAATATAAACGCGAACTTGCCTTATGGAAAGAACAGGCAACTTCCAAAGAAGACTTGGAATCTGCACAAGACTCTTTAGCCGCAGCCAAAGCCAATGTTGCCGAACTGAAAGCCGCCATCAAACAATCCAAAATCTCCATCAATACAGCCGAATCCGAACTGGGCCACACGCGGATTACCGCCACCATGGACGGCACTGTGGTCGCCATTCCTGTTGAAGAAGGCCAATCCGTCAATGCGGCGCAATCTACGCCGACCATCATCCAACTGGCCAATCTGGAAACCATGTTGAACAAAATGCAGATTGCTGAAGGCGACATCACGAAAGTCAAAGCCGGTCAGGATATTTCGTTCACCATTCTGTCTGAACCGGACACCCCGATTAAAGCAAAATTAGACAGCGTCGACCCCGGCATGACCACCATGTCTTTGGGCAGCTACACCAGCAGCACGGACACGACTTCCAATGCGATTTACTACTATGCCCGCGCCCTTGTGCCGAATAATGACGGCAAGCTCTCCATCGGCATGACCACTCAAAATACAATTGAAATCAACGGCGTGAAGAATGTCTTGCTGGTACCGACACTGACCGTGAAAAAGCATAACGGCAAATCCTATGTCAGCGTTTTGGGTGCAGACAATCAAGCTGTCGAGCGCGAAGTAACCGTCGGTTTGAAAGACAGCATGAACACCGAAATCAAAAGCGGCTTGAAAGAAGGCGAAAAAGTGATCATTTCAGAAATGAGCGCAGATGAAAAGAATAAGAGCAGCGAACGCGCGATGATGGGCGGCGGCCCTCCTCGCTGA